From the Daucus carota subsp. sativus chromosome 8, DH1 v3.0, whole genome shotgun sequence genome, one window contains:
- the LOC108199307 gene encoding glutathione S-transferase U15-like has protein sequence MVSKSGVTVVGAFFSPFVNRVQIALNLKSVEFDYIEETLSSKSDVLLRCNPICKTVPVLIHDDKSICESLVIVQYIDQVWTENGYCILPSDPYDRAVARFWAAFVDDKMVPMLKELIVAPEEGKAAIKERIGEGLVLLEEAFTKISEGKAYFGGNNIGYLDIALGSCLEFIKATGKLCGLELVEPAKTPNLVGWAARFTSNEAVKNVLPEIDRFVEVLKRIQARAKAFPDRKSWPYLPPQ, from the exons ATGGTTTCGAAAAGTGGCGTTACGGTCGTGGGTGCATTCTTTAGCCCGTTTGTGAACCGTGTTCAAATCGCCTTGAATCTGAAATCAGTTGAGTTTGATTACATTGAAGAGACATTGAGTTCCAAGAGTGATGTTCTTCTCAGATGCAACCCGATTTGCAAGACAGTGCCTGTTCTAATCCACGACGACAAGAGCATCTGCGAGTCTCTCGTGATTGTTCAGTACATCGATCAAGTCTGGACGGAGAATGGCTACTGCATTCTCCCGTCTGATCCTTATGATCGCGCTGTTGCTCGATTCTGGGCTGCATTTGTTGATGACAAG ATGGTTCCAATGTTAAAGGAGCTCATAGTTGCCCCAGAAGAGGGGAAGGCGGCAATCAAAGAGAGAATAGGGGAAGGATTGGTGCTTTTGGAAGAGGCGTTTACAAAAATTAGCGAAGGGAAGGCCTACTTCGGAGGGAATAATATTGGATACCTTGATATTGCTCTCGGAAGCTGCTTGGAATTTATAAAGGCTACAGGGAAACTATGTGGCCTGGAATTGGTAGAACCAGCAAAAACTCCGAACCTTGTTGGATGGGCAGCCAGGTTCACGTCGAATGAGGCTGTTAAGAATGTCCTTCCAGAGATCGATAGGTTTGTAGAAGTTCTCAAGAGGATTCAGGCCAGGGCCAAAGCGTTTCCAGACAGGAAGTCCTGGCCCTATTTACCACCGCAATAG
- the LOC108198581 gene encoding MDIS1-interacting receptor like kinase 2-like, with protein MLWGNNLSGKLPSSLGNLTNLNLLDISYNHLSATLPSSLSNITNLERLDVSHNNLSGRLPSLLGNLTNLERLDVSQNHLTGFIPSKLGNLGTGGYGKVYGARLPNEKTFALKKLHRLEAEDPNFDRSFRNEVRVLSNIRHKNIVKLYDFCLHNRCMFLVYEYMENGSLFCALKDDAHAVELDWSKRVSIVKGFAHALSYMHHDCTPPIVHRDISSSNILLNSKMEAFVADFGASRACIHYSITKTDNVQKHDRDPNTSKQNP; from the exons ATGCTCTGGGGAAACAATCTCAGTGGTAAGTTACCTTCTTCCTTGGGTAACCTCACTAACCTAAATCTCCTTGATATATCTTACAACCATCTCAGTGCTACGTTACCTTCTTCGTTGAGTAACATCACTAACCTAGAGCGGCTTGATGTATCTCACAATAATCTCAGTGGTAGGTTACCTTCTTTATTGGGTAATCTCACTAACCTAGAGCGGCTTGATGTATCACAGAATCATCTCACGGGGTTCATCCCCTCAAAACTAGGAAACCTCg GAACAGGCGGCTATGGCAAAGTTTACGGGGCTCGATTACCAAACGAAAAAACTTTTGCACTGAAGAAGCTTCACCGCCTGGAAGCCGAGGACCCAAATTTTGACAGAAGCTTCAGGAATGAGGTAAGAGTCTTGTCAAACATAAGACACAAAAATATTGTGAAGCTCTATGATTTCTGCTTGCACAATCGATGCATGTTTCTCGTCTACGAGTACATGGAGAACGGAAGTTTGTTCTGCGCTCTGAAAGATGATGCCCACGCTGTCGAACTAGATTGGAGTAAGAGGGTGAGCATTGTGAAAGGTTTTGCACATGCTTTATCTTACATGCACCATGACTGCACTCCGCCAATAGTTCATCGTGACATATCAAGTAGTAACATACTTTTGAACTCTAAAATGGAGGCCTTTGTCGCAGACTTTGGTGCATCAAG AGCTTGCATACACTATAGTATCACCAAGACGGATAATGTGCAGAAACACGATCGCGATCCTAATACTTCTAAGCAGAATCCATAA
- the LOC108199306 gene encoding uncharacterized protein LOC108199306 has protein sequence MEFFNKKAIRLKSHLNKYLVACDDQENVRQSRNGSSPKATWLVYPANDSGDLIRLKSCFGKYLSASDSAFLLGMTGNKVVQKTAESNVEFSIDWQPERDGYHVKLRGFGGGYLRANGGTPPWRNGVTHDSPFAGGSTQNWILWSVEEVKITGESFDRMSSGEVLGLEGGGSPVSIISANNSPDFYSKKASLSLPLHNSSSTAMDIFQNAQAVRLRSHHEKYLTAEDDEESVSQDRDGSSKAAKWTVEFVPDSSHFIIRLKSCYNKYLTASNQPFLLGMTGRKVLQTLPRRLDSSVEWEPVRDGNNQVKLRTRYGQFLRANGGLPPWRNSVTHDVPHRSATQDWIYWQVDVVEIVVRSPTVQAAPERLIGRGDSSASAESSSHSGDRYDFSRQESIDSVVDVVMREEGRTIYYNVANDLGEVDEELEGFSILFKGNSVEELTRSLEEVTGLNDAIVCSRSPLNGRLYPLRLQLPPNNVTMNVVVLPASSKVAKEFARTGMQ, from the exons ATGGAATTCTTCAACAAAAAGGCCATTCGGCTCAAAAGCCACTTAAACAAATACTTAGTCGCCTGTGACGATCAAGAAAACGTGAGACAAAGCCGCAACGGGTCCTCCCCCAAGGCAACCTGGCTAGTGTACCCCGCCAATGACTCGGGCGATCTCATTCGGCTTAAAAGCTGTTTCGGGAAGTACTTATCCGCCTCAGACTCTGCTTTTCTTCTCGGGATGACAG GGAATAAAGTTGTGCAGAAGACCGCGGAGAGCAATGTTGAATTTTCGATTGATTGGCAGCCTGAACGGGACGGATATCATGTTAAGTTGAGGGGATTCGGAGGGGGGTATTTACGCGCGAACGGCGGAACACCCCCCTGGCGAAACGGGGTCACGCATGACAGCCCGTTTGCGGGAGGGTCGACGCAGAATTGGATTTTGTGGAGTGTGGAGGAGGTTAAAATTACAGGGGAGAGTTTTGACAGGATGAGTTCAGGGGAGGTTTTAGGCCTGGAAGGTGGTGGATCCCCTGTTTCGATAATTTCTGCAAATAATTCTCCTGATTTTTACTCCAAAAAG GCTTCACTTTCACTCCCTCTGCACAACTCCAGCTCCACAGCAATGGACATTTTCCAGAACGCTCAAGCAGTCCGTCTCCGCAGCCACCACGAAAAATACTTAACCGCTGAAGACGACGAAGAGTCCGTGAGCCAGGACCGTGACGGATCATCCAAGGCTGCGAAATGGACTGTAGAATTTGTTCCAGACAGTTCACATTTTATCATCAGGCTCAAAAGTTGTTACAACAAATATTTAACAGCCTCGAACCAGCCTTTTTTGCTCGGCATGACAGGCCGGAAGGTCCTGCAGACTCTGCCTAGACGGCTTGATTCTTCGGTGGAGTGGGAGCCTGTTAGAGATGGGAATAATCAGGTGAAGCTGAGGACGAGGTACGGGCAGTTTCTTCGGGCTAATGGAGGCTTGCCGCCCTGGAGGAATTCTGTTACGCATGATGTGCCGCATAGGAGTGCTACGCAGGATTGGATTTATTGGCAGGTTGATGTTGTGGAGATTGTTGTGAGATCGCCTACTGTGCAGGCAGCTCCTGAGAGGCTGATTGGTCGCGGTGATTCGTCTGCTTCTGCTGAGTCCAGCTCTCATTCAGGAGATCGCTATGATTTTTCCAGACAAGAG TCAATTGATTCGGTGGTGGATGTGGTGATGAGGGAGGAAGGGAGgactatatattataatgtgGCAAATGACCTTGGGGAAGTTGATGAGGAATTAGAGGGGTTTTCGATTTTGTTCAAGGGGAATAGTGTTGAGGAATTGACTAGGAGCTTGGAGGAAGTTACTGGATTGAATGACGCGATTGTGTGTTCCAGGAGTCCCTTGAACGGAAGGCTATATCCTCTTCGATTACAGCTGCCTCCCAATAATGTGACAATGAATGTTGTCGTGCTTCCGGCTTCTTCAAAAG TTGCAAAAGAGTTTGCCAGAACTGGAATGCAGTAA
- the LOC135148377 gene encoding uncharacterized protein LOC135148377 yields MSKFNHTNEKQDARKQFIEKGMKEESDPTLTTKCIREVVDKQCMRKGTVNMNDLLATMPSEATLSAATASKMSQHMPRKDIQSEIDDSAASGDNALVSSTRLQSDSQTSSESIKKFKNVNEQSLKLDESIAILAGVCKAMLDDQKLPVNVEELWGVINEMELNDNLAGDAFVFLLERPVHVKALMSTPIGIRKSILVKMIRGAK; encoded by the coding sequence ATGTCTAAATTTAATCACACCAATGAAAAGCAGGACGCGAGGAAACAATTCATAGAAAAAGGAATGAAAGAAGAATCTGATCCGACACTAACAACTAAATGTATCAGGGAAGTGGTGGACAAACAATGCATGAGAAAAGGAACTGTTAATATGAATGACCTTTTGGCTACCATGCCCAGCGAAGCTACCTTGTCTGCTGCGACTGCATCAAAGATGAGTCAACATATGCCAAGGAAAGACATTCAAAGTGAAATTGATGACAGCGCTGCTTCTGGTGATAATGCTCTAGTGTCCAGTACGAGGTTACAAAGCGACTCTCAAACTTCTTCGGAgagtattaaaaaatttaagaatgtTAATGAGCAGTCTTTAAAGTTAGACGAGTCGATTGCCATTCTGGCAGGAGTTTGCAAAGCTATGCTTGATGATCAGAAGCTTCCCGTCAACGTTGAAGAGTTGTGGGGTGTTATAAATGAGATGGAGTTGAATGATAACCTAGCTGGTGATGCTTTTGTGTTCCTGTTAGAAAGACCTGTGCATGTAAAAGCCCTTATGTCTACTCCCATTGGCATTCGCAAGTCGATACTTGTGAAAATGATAAGAGGTGCCAAGTAG
- the LOC108198582 gene encoding glutathione S-transferase U17 — protein sequence MISKSELLVGCNPVHKKVPVLIHDNKIICESLIIVQYINQVWKNNGCSILPSDPYDRAVSDFWVAYYDVKLVPLLKKLKSAKGEDWIAVKRRIDREMKVLEEAFAKCSKGKVYFGGDDIGYIDIAIGGCLGWITAMEKVSGMELIEEATTPQLAAWAQRFMSNDAVKTVFPGTEKYVGFLKMMEARAKEFSNFRLSSRL from the exons ATGATTTCCAAAAGTGAACTTCTTGTTGGTTGCAATCCGGTTCACAAGAAAGTGCCTGTTCTGATTCATGATAATAAGATCATCTGTGAGTCTCTTATTATTGTTCAATATATCAACCAAGTCTGGAAGAATAATGGTTGCTCCATTCTACCCTCTGATCCTTATGATCGAGCTGTTTCGGATTTTTGGGTAGCATATTATGATGTTAAG TTGGTTCCTCTACTGAAGAAGCTAAAATCAGCAAAAGGGGAGGACTGGATTGCAGTGAAGCGGAGAATAGACAGAGAAATGAAGGTTTTGGAGGAGGCTTTTGCGAAATGCAGCAAAGGGAAGGTCTACTTCGGAGGGGATGATATTGGATACATTGATATTGCTATAGGAGGCTGCTTGGGGTGGATCACGGCTATGGAGAAGGTGAGTGGCATGGAGTTGATAGAGGAAGCAACGACACCTCAGCTCGCGGCGTGGGCGCAGAGGTTTATGTCGAATGATGCTGTCAAGACTGTATTTCCCGGAACAGAGAAATATGTAGGATTTCTTAAGATGATGGAAGCCAGGGCCAAGGAGTTTTCGAACTTTAGACTAAGTAGCAGGCTGTAA